CGAAGGTGGCGAGTGGCGGTTACAGCCATAAGCGTCACTAGGTTTCTTGTGGGGTTGACTAAGAAAGTTGTTGAAAAGAATGCGGAGCTCTTGCGGTCTCTCTCTTTCGTTACCATCGACGTTGAAGGAAGTGGCGATGAACGTGTTCCGATTCTCGACGTCGATCCTCAAGGACTTGCTAAGATGGTGAAAGACAAGAGCTTCCAAAGCTTGAACGATCAGTATGGTGGAGTTAAACAGGTTGCTACTCTCCTTCAAACTGATTTCAAAAAAGGAATCCCAGGtaattaatctatttatttttcaaaaattatatatCTGCATAGGATTTACATAGGTTGACATTCTGTAATATTGTTTGTTGGTAACTTTTGGTAACCACAGGTGATGATAATGACCTTGCTCTTCGAACCAAGGTTTTTGGTGCAAATAAGTACCAGAAACAGCCTGCAAAAAGTTTCTTTAGCTTTGTTCTGGAAGCATTTAAAGACACCATCATCATCATTTTATTGGTCTGCGCTGTCCTCTCTTTAGGCTTCGGAATCAAACAGCATGGCCTGAAAGAAGGGTGGTACGATGGTGGGAGCATCATTGTAGCCGTTGTGCTTGTCGTCGTCGTCTCCGCTGTGAGTAATTACAGGCAAAGTAAACAATTCGAGGAGCTTTCTCATGAAACCAATGACATACGCGTGCAAGTGGTACGAAACGGAAGATACCAACCTGTGTCGATCTTTGAGCTGGTGGTCGGCGATATTGTGTCTTTGAAGACCGGTGATCAGATTCCAGCCGATGGTTTGTTCGTCGAGGGCCATTCGTTGAAGGTCGATGAGTCTAGCATGACTGGAGAGAGTGACCATGTTGAAGTTAATGAAAAGAAGAACCCATTTTTGCTGTCTGGTACGAAGGTCACTGATGGCCATGGGTACATGCTAGTCACTGCTGTTGGGATGAACACTGCATGGGGTGAGATGATGAGTTCCATAAGGCGTGATTTGAACGAGGAGACCCCTTTACAAGCCCGACTCAGCAAGCTGACTTCTTACATTGGGAACATTGGATTATCTGTAGCAGTTCTTGTTCTGTTGGTTCTGCTTATCCGTTACTTTACGGGTCACACAAAAGCTGAGAACGGTAGAAGTGCATTCAATGGGAGCAAGACCAAGTTCGATGATGTAATGAACTCGGTTGTTGGTATTATTGCAGCAGCTGTCACCATTGTAGTTGTGGCCATTCCAGAGGGTTTGCCTTTAGCTGTTACTCTAACTCTGGCTTATTCAATGAAGAGGATGATGAGGGACCATGCCATGGTAAGGAAGCTCTCTGCTTGTGAAACCATGGGCTCAGCCACCATAATCTGCACTGATAAAACTGGAACTCTTACATTAAACGAGATGAAGGTTACTGAGTTTTGGCTTGGAAAGGAACCTATTGATAATTCTATGAGCTCTGAAATAGCACCTAATGTCCTCCAGTTACTAAGTGAAGGGGTTGGTTTAAACACGACAGGTACTGTTTATAAACCTAAGCCCACATCAGTTCCTGAGATTTATGGTAGTCCAACTGAGAAAGCAATACTCTCTTGGGCTCTGAATGATATGGGGTTGAACATTGATGAATCAAAACAAAGTTGTGAAATCATCCATGTTGAGGCCTTCAATTCAGAGAAAAAGAGGAGTGGAGTTTTGATAAGGAGAAGCAATAACAAAAGAGTGCTAGCTACTCATTGGAAAGGAGCTGCTGAAATGCTACTAGCCATGTGTTCATGTTATTATGACAAAAAAGGGGTATCAAAGTTCATGAATGAAGATGAAAGAGAACACATTGGAATGGTTATTGAGAGTATGGCAGCTAAAAGCCTGAGATGTATTGCCTTTGCAACTTTGGATGTAACAGTGACAGATGGAAATGAAGAGAATCATACAAAGCTTGAAGAAAGAGGACTGACTTGGTTGGGTCTTGTTGGCCTCAAGGATCCATGTCGGCCAGGTGTCAAACAAGCAGTAGAATCTTGCCAGAATGCTGGAGTAAGCATCAAAATGATCACTGGGGACAACATGCATACGGCAAGGGCCATAGCTTTTGAATGTGGAATCCTCAATTCCGAAAGCAGTTTACACAATGAAGCTGTGGTTGAAGGTGTGCAATTTAGAAATTACTCAGAGGAAGAAAGAATGCAAAAGATCGAAACTATTCGAGTATTGGCAAGATCTTCGCCTTTCGACAAACTTCTAATGGTACAGTGCTTGAAGCAGAAGGGTCATGTAGTAGCAGTCACTGGAGATGGTACAAATGATGCTCCTGCTTTAAAAGAAGCTGATATTGGACTTTCCATGGGCATTCAAGGAACTGAAGTTGCAAAAGAGAGCTCAGATATCGTCATTTTGGACGATAACTTCACCTCTGTAGCAACAGTTTTAAGATGGGGTCGATGCGTGTACAACAACATCCAAAAGTTTATTCAGTTTCAGCTGACAGTGAATGTTGCAGCCTTGGTCATCAATTTCATTGCTGCTGTATCTTCTGGAGATGTGCCATTAACTGCAGTCCAACTATTGTGGGTGAACCTTATAATGGACACTTTGGGTGCACTGGCCTTGGCTACCGAGCAACCCACTAATGATCTCATGGACAAGCGACCTGTGGGTAGAACCGAGCCACTTATAACAAAAGTTATGTGGAGGAACCTCACTGCTCAAGCACTCTATCAGGTAGCTATCCTACTGATTTTACAATTTAAAGGAAAATCCATTTTTGGTGTGTCGGAGGAGGTCAAGGATACCCTGATATTCAATACATTTGTTCTCTGTCAAATCTTTAATGAGTTCAATGCAAGAAATATGGATAAGAAGAACATATTCAAGGGGATACATAAGAACAGGTTGTTTTTGGCCATCATCGGAATCACATTGGTCTTACAAGCAATAATGGTGGAGTTTCTTCAGAGGTTTGCCAATACTGAGAGGCTAAGCTGGGAGCAATGGGGGGCTTGCATTGGCATTGCTGCTCTGACTTGGCCCATTGGTTGGATTGTTAAGTGTATTCCTGTTGACAAGAAGGTTCAAACACGAAGTTCTGCTGCTTCATGAAGTTCATAGCTAagatgtttttttgtttttttttttctttttgttaaatTGACAAATTAGCCATGGATTATTTCATTCTagaaaaatttgtaattttagaAAACACTCCTGTGAACTCATAACATAGTTTGTGCTTGTTAGTAACATAAAGATTTGTTCAAactataaaattttaatgttattagtGGGTTTGGGTTGAAGAAATTGGCAATTAAAACAGCACCGTAATCAAGATTTGGCTGCAAATATGCTGATGCTGATGCTAACAAAGCCAAACCTCGACtataaaaatagaagaagagtaAATTTGAAGCATATGAAAAAGATAAAAAGCAGATTCCAAGACAACCTGTTGAAATGGATGTAAAGTGTTTATGCGTTGAGTGTTTGGATGATATCGGAATCCTACATTTCAGACCCCCACTATGGAAGACAACAAAAGAAAGGAAACTGGGGAATTTATAGGTGAGTATCTTTACTTTACTCAACTTACAAAGTTACTCCTATGtagtttaattttagttaatttaatcACTGTATTTTAGGTGTTTGTAAATATCAGT
This is a stretch of genomic DNA from Gossypium arboreum isolate Shixiya-1 chromosome 11, ASM2569848v2, whole genome shotgun sequence. It encodes these proteins:
- the LOC108472470 gene encoding putative calcium-transporting ATPase 13, plasma membrane-type produces the protein MSLRLRKPSEPTMHRQVEPSKSSVRRWRVAVTAISVTRFLVGLTKKVVEKNAELLRSLSFVTIDVEGSGDERVPILDVDPQGLAKMVKDKSFQSLNDQYGGVKQVATLLQTDFKKGIPGDDNDLALRTKVFGANKYQKQPAKSFFSFVLEAFKDTIIIILLVCAVLSLGFGIKQHGLKEGWYDGGSIIVAVVLVVVVSAVSNYRQSKQFEELSHETNDIRVQVVRNGRYQPVSIFELVVGDIVSLKTGDQIPADGLFVEGHSLKVDESSMTGESDHVEVNEKKNPFLLSGTKVTDGHGYMLVTAVGMNTAWGEMMSSIRRDLNEETPLQARLSKLTSYIGNIGLSVAVLVLLVLLIRYFTGHTKAENGRSAFNGSKTKFDDVMNSVVGIIAAAVTIVVVAIPEGLPLAVTLTLAYSMKRMMRDHAMVRKLSACETMGSATIICTDKTGTLTLNEMKVTEFWLGKEPIDNSMSSEIAPNVLQLLSEGVGLNTTGTVYKPKPTSVPEIYGSPTEKAILSWALNDMGLNIDESKQSCEIIHVEAFNSEKKRSGVLIRRSNNKRVLATHWKGAAEMLLAMCSCYYDKKGVSKFMNEDEREHIGMVIESMAAKSLRCIAFATLDVTVTDGNEENHTKLEERGLTWLGLVGLKDPCRPGVKQAVESCQNAGVSIKMITGDNMHTARAIAFECGILNSESSLHNEAVVEGVQFRNYSEEERMQKIETIRVLARSSPFDKLLMVQCLKQKGHVVAVTGDGTNDAPALKEADIGLSMGIQGTEVAKESSDIVILDDNFTSVATVLRWGRCVYNNIQKFIQFQLTVNVAALVINFIAAVSSGDVPLTAVQLLWVNLIMDTLGALALATEQPTNDLMDKRPVGRTEPLITKVMWRNLTAQALYQVAILLILQFKGKSIFGVSEEVKDTLIFNTFVLCQIFNEFNARNMDKKNIFKGIHKNRLFLAIIGITLVLQAIMVEFLQRFANTERLSWEQWGACIGIAALTWPIGWIVKCIPVDKKVQTRSSAAS